In the genome of Neodiprion pinetum isolate iyNeoPine1 chromosome 2, iyNeoPine1.2, whole genome shotgun sequence, one region contains:
- the LOC124211109 gene encoding serine protease inhibitor 28Dc yields MKRALLFITLASWSTGQIVFPDTYDSMIAKTVKPQRFQSSPQIVENNILNHNRAAVSAFSSPQASTSALISGQNDQLPAVWSGRANSVISKGVARFALRVDGAVSATQARGIPAGNNENVIFSPLSVAAALALVLLGSAGKTFEEVSTLLGFNAGVDISRNSEIVHQMFGVLLDAISGTPGIPAPQSYFASGIFVRDGYPIRREFQAVSRDVYKSEVINLDFEKNGRDAQEKVNSWVSQKTRGKISEILREPPSPETKVIIASALYFNGEWNQFFIDGATKRKRFTVAPGEVVDVDMMFNGGEFPFFEDKELQAKIVGLPYKGKEVTMYVVLPTNRGVNALRDLESRLSAERLENLIGSTKNETCIIALPRMKLSSTLSLSRALQSLGLNSLFDPLSADLSLLSPGYTGASSQLQSNNQFANPSKTQAGVGLNDKISFPNRFGEDEETTTPLTSPLRRNFFSYDDRVGGYHVQQWATGFSISRIDRQRRRRSFRVALRKSAAHSNRARRQVRPIDQDFLNYVSQNRPSYGLDNLRNNLELTNPGLFAEDVIHRVEIDITEKGTEAAAVTAVTLTRDGSQKRLVADRPFLFFIRHESTGLLLFWGTVNKPTPNYPSEKRTT; encoded by the exons ATGAAGCGGGCATTGTTGTTTATTACCTTGGCTTCGTGGTCCACGGGGCAGATCGTCTTTCCTGATACCTACGACTCGATGATTGCGAAAACAGTCAAACCTCAGAGATTTCAATCGAGTCCTCAGATTGtcgaaaacaatattttgaaccATAATCGCGCCGCCGTTTCTGCGTTCAGCTCACCGCAAGCATCAACTTCGGCGCTGATCTCGGGGCAAAATGATCAATTGCCCGCAGTTTGGAGTGGAAGG GCAAACAGCGTGATATCCAAAGGCGTAGCCCGGTTTGCCTTGAGAGTCGATGGGGCAGTTTCGGCTACACAGGCAAGAGGAATTCCTGCaggaaataatgaaaatgtcaTATTTTCGCCGCTCAGCGTCGCAGCTGCTTTGGCTTTGGTGCTTTTGGGCTCGGCTGGAAAAACCTTCGAGGAAGTTTCCACACTGCTCGGATTCAACGCTGGCGTTGATATATCAAGAAATTCCGAAATTGTTCACCAGATGTTCGGTGTTTTGCTCGATGCTATCAGTGGCACGCCCGGAATACCCGCTCCGCAATCTTACTTCGCCAGCGGAATATTCGTCCGG GACGGCTACCCAATCAGGAGAGAATTCCAGGCAGTAAGCCGAGACGTCTACAAGAGTGAAGTGATAAACCTTGATTTCGAGAAGAATGGTCGCGATGCTCAGGAAAAAGTGAACTCCTGGGTGAGTCAAAAGACGCGaggaaaaatttccgaaatccTGCGTGAACCGCCTTCACCTGAAACGAAGGTCATAATAGCGTCTGCGCTGTATTTTAACGGAGAGTGGAATCAGTTCTTCATCGATGGTGCCACGAAAAG GAAACGTTTTACCGTTGCGCCTGGTGAGGTCGTCGATGTCGACATGATGTTCAACGGTGGAGAATTTCCCTTTTTTGAGGACAAAGAGCTGCAAGCTAAGATCGTTGGGCTTCCTTACAAGGGGAAAGAG GTGACGATGTACGTCGTGCTTCCCACGAACCGAGGCGTGAACGCATTGCGGGATCTGGAAAGTCGCCTGAGCGCCGAGAGGCTGGAAAATCTGATCGGAAGCACGAAGAATGAAACGTGCATAATCGCGCTGCCACGGATGAAGTTGTCGAGCACATTGAGTCTGAGCAGAGCTCTGCAGTCGTTGGGATTAAACTCTCTCTTCGACCCGCTCTCGGCTGACCTGAGCCTTTTGTCTCCAGGTTACACAGGAGCCTCGTCTCAGCTCCAGAGCAACAATCAATTCGCGAATCCCTCGAAGACGCAGGCAGGCGTAGGTCTAAACGACAAAATCTCGTTCCCGAACAGGTTCGGCGAGGATGAAGAGACCACAACACCTCTGACGTCACCGCTAAGGCGAAACTTTTTCAGTTACGACGACAGAGTTGGCGGCTACCACGTGCAGCAGTGGGCAACGGGCTTCAGTATCAGCCGGATTGACCGGCAGCGCCGCCGGCGGAGCTTTCGGGTAGCGCTCCGGAAAAGCGCGGCACATTCAAACCGCGCTAGGCGGCAGGTTCGCCCCATCGATCAAGACTTCCTCAACTACGTCAGTCAGAATCGACCGTCGTACGGCCTCGACAACCTTCGTAACAACTTGGAGCTTACCAATCCTGGCCTCTTTGCCGAAGACGTTATCCATCGCGTTGAGATCGACATTACGGAGAAGGGAACCGAGGCCGCCGCTGTTACCGCCGTCACTCTCACCAGGGACGGTAGTCAAAAACGACTCGTTGCCGACCGTCCATTCCTCTTTTTCATCAGGCACGAATCCACCGGTCTTCTACTATTTTGGGGCACCGTTAATAAGCCAACCCCGAATTATCCCAGTGAGAAGCGAACGACTTAG